CAGTAGGCTTGATTTTTGCCTTCAATGTCATGTTGGTGATTATTGTTGCCAAATTTTAAGTGCCTTATTGGGAAAAGTTCGGTATTTCAACACGCGTATGGCCGCATACCGTTATTTGGCTGTCGGGTCGTGGTCTTCAAAAAACACAGGTTTTGATTATAACAAGAAACTCAAGGGCTGGCGTTCGGAAATCGACATGCTGAAAGGCTTTGATGCTTATAGCGAGTATAAGTATCATGACCTGTTCGAAAAGAAGATGTCCTTTGACGTGTACGTGAATTCTGTAATTGCTGGCGACGGATTCCGGCCGGCAAAAGATGTTAAGGCAATCTTGTCTAATTTTGAAGATGTGAAGGGTTTCTCGCTGTTGCAGAAAATCAAGATATTCCTAATCACCCATCACTTGTCCTTCCTGTTCCAAATTAAACGTGGACTGGCGGGCAAGAATAAGGAGCAACCGAAATGAAAAAATACAAAGTCGGATATACCGCCGGGGGTTTTGACTTGTTCCATGTGGGGCATTTGAACTTGCTGGAACGATGCAAGCAGATGTGTGATTATTTGATTGTCGGCGTGTGCGATGATGACTATGTCAAGAACATCAAGCATAAGGAGCCTGTGTTTAAGGAAGACGAGCGTGTCCGAATCCTGAATGCCCTCAAGTGCGTTGACCGGGCTGAACTCGTTAACTTCGAAATTACCGACGACAAGATGTTCGCCCTGAAAAAATTTCATTTTGACGTTCTCTTTTCAGGGGACGATTGGAAAGGGTCCGAACGTTATAATAAAACCGAAGCGGATTTTTCAAAAGTCGGCGTTTCTATAGAATACCTCCCTTATACTAAGGGCATTTCTTCAACAGATATAAAGAAGAAAATCTAGCACGGCTAAAAAGTATCTTAGTTGCAAGTGAATATTAAACCGTCCCGATTGCTACTTGCCTGTGCCTTGCTGGCGTCGTCTGTGCATGCCCGCGAGACTGTTTTGCCGGTGCGTGCTCCCGAAACTAGCGTACTGCTTGGGGGCGTTGCGGAACTCCGTGACGACGTCTACAGTGCCGATATCAATGTGGCGGGGGAATATGCCTTTTGCAAGTGTTTTAGCGTCTATGGTGATGTTGCCTACCGTCTTGTAAGTTACGAGTGGAATACGATGCTGCACGACCAGATTCACGAGATGGTGAATCTGCGGGTAAATGGATTGAATGAATCGTACGTGGGCGTGAAATTTATGCCGTTCTCTTTCGCGGGTGTTGATGCTAGCTGGCGGTTTCCGCCGCGCGAGGGTTCCCAAGTCAATCGTTTTCACCGTTTGGGCGTTTCGCCTTTTGGCCTCTATGAATTCTCACAGAACATGACGCTTGGCACTGCGGTGGAATACCTTACCTTTCTTGAAAAGGGTGGGTTCCTCCCGGGAGATGAAATTGGCCTGAAGGGGAGCGCATCCTGGAAACTGCTATGGAACCATGAGACTTGTTCCGGCTGGAAATTTGACTATGTCTTTTTGTATCGTTGGCGAATTCAGGAATCCGAAAATGGCAATCTTGACAAGCCGTACCGCAAGATGAATGACCTTTATCGAGGTTTTAAGATGCGCGTTGACGCCGCTCGCTATTTTTCGCTTGTGGGCAATTCTCTATGGTTCACGCTCTTTTATGAAATAAACCGTGGCAACCTGTTCGGGATGGAAACAGGCCACACACTTGGTATCTATGCGAAATTGAATTTCGGAAACTAGTACTTTCCGTACTTGTATCCGTAACCGTCGGAGTGGCTGTGTTCGTATTTGTTGATGACAATGCTTGCGTGTGCGTCGCCATTACCCTTGAGTAACTGAGCCATGCCGTCCTTGATGGCATCAATGCTGTGCTTGTTATATTCAATGACCATTACAAGTTGCGAAGCGTAACGACAGGCGAGTGTTGCATCTGTGACAAGCATAATTGGTGGAGTGTCAATTATAATCATGTCGTATTCCTTCTCCAAGTTGCTGATAAGTTCAGTGTAGTGCTTGGAACCGAGCAATTCGGACGGGTTGCTCGGAACGTTGCCGCACGGCATGACGAAGAGATTTTCAACTTCGGTGGAATGGATGACGTCTGCTAGTTCTGCATTGCGCATGAGCAATTGGGATAGACCGTTGCCGCGCTTGATTCCGAATTCCTTGTGCAGGCGGCCCTTGCGGAGGTCTGCGTCAATAAGGAGCACCTTTTTGCCGAGTCCGGCGAACAAGGCGGCCAAGTTGACGGAGATAAAGCTCTTGCCTACGCCGGGGATAAGGCCGCTTACGCCAATGATTGGACGGCAACCTTCGTCCATGCTAAATTCAAGTGAGCTGCGGAGTGCGCGTAGCGATTCAACGGCCACGTCGTCCGGTTCGACGACGGCGAGAGGCCGTGTACCCTTGGTTCCGTTGGGATTGCCCTTGGGAATCTTGGCGTAGACGCTGAATCCGGTTTCTTTTTCGATAAAGTTCGGGTCGCGTACGCCATTACTGAACTTGCTTTTGATGCTTACCAAGGCTGCGCCAAATAGGAAGCCAAGGAATAGGGCTACGCAGAGGATAATCTTTTTCTTGGGCTTTGTCGGTTTTCTGACTTGCTCGGCATAATCAATGATGCGGACTGTACCCACTTCGCCGGCAGAAACAAGCTTAAGTTGTTGAATGTTGTTTAGCATAGTTGTGTACATGATTTTGGTCAGGTCCACTTCATTGTTCAGTTTTAAAACTTCTTGCTGGGTAGCGGGGAGTTTCTTTGATTCGCTGGTATTGTGTGCTAATTCGCGCTTGATCGTGGCTTCTTGTTCTTCGTATGTCTTGATGGTGGGGTGTTCCGGTTGGAATAGACGGATGGCGTCCTGTTTTTTCTGTTGCAGATTCAGAAGGTCCTGTTGCAATTTGTTTCTGCGTTCAAGCACAAGCCTTGTTTCGGCATTGATGTCGACAGAACCAACGCGGTTGCGGTAACTGTTGAAGCGGAGCATGGCGCTGTCCATTTGAGCCTTGACTTCAGGAAGTTGTTTTTCCAAGAATTCCAAAGTCTTCTGAGCTTCGGCGTTACTGCGTTCCACGTTCTGCCGGAGGTAGGCGTTGGCAATTTCGTTCAGGATTTCGGTGGCGCGGTCGGGATAGATATCTTGGTAGCTGAATTCGAGAATGCCTGTTTTCTTGCCTTTTTCCTTGATATCGAAAGCGCTTTTAAATGCATCGATGGCGTCAAGCCTGTTCATCTTGTATAAAGAGAAGCGTTGTCCTTTCTTTATGTCCATCTTCAACACGCTGAAGGTGGCGGTATCGCCTGCGTAGGGGATTCTGTATGTTTCCCCTGCATGGCAGTTGCTCATGACTTTCTTGTTGTTGTGGTCATACAGCTCGAAGGATAGACTGTCGTTGGCGACTGCAGTCCATGCACCTCCGCGTTCTTCTTCGGGGAGGTTGTCCCACGGGATTTCCAGCTGGTTCAGTTCCATCCTGCCTTCCTTGTGTAGCAGGCGCTGGAGTTTGCGGGTTGGGGTTGCTACGTAAAGCAGACGCATCTTGTCTACGGCGTCGCCGATAATCTGCCTACTCTTGATGAGCTCGATTTCGGTTTCGGCAGGGCTAGAACTGGCAAACAGGCTTCCGAGGCTGCCCATCATGGCGCTGGCCATTCCCTTGTTGTTTTTCGATTCAATCTGCAGCAGTGCGTCTACCTGGTAAATGGGGCGAATCCACATCGCCACAAAAACGCCCACGACGCCCGAAAGAATCAAACATGGCAGCATGATCTGCCAGTTCTTGGCCAAGTCCTTCAAAAGGTCAAAAAGATCGGTTTCTTCTTTTTTAGCAGACGATGCCATTAGATAATCCTCAATAATCTAAACACTCTGACATAAAATAGAAAAAATTGCTAAAATATTTGCAATGAGAAAGTTTTTTGCATTAGTGTTTATGGCCGTTTGCGCCTCTTTCGCCTACATTCCGGGCGAATCGGGCTTCGTGTCGCAGGATGGCGGCCACGGGATTTTCGGCAACCCGGCGTCCCTTTCGGCGTTTGATTCGAAGGGCGTGCTGCTCGGCTACCAGTTCGATGACAACGTGTCCGCCTTGCGTGCGGGTGCGAACCTGGAGAGGCTCGGCGTCGGTTTCGATTACCGCACCGACGGCGAGGGTTTCGATGAGGCCCGCTGGAGTGCCACGTATTCGTTCCCGATGTTCGACCGTCTGCTTTTCTGGGGTACGCGCGTGCAGGCCCTCCGCAGTGCGGATTTCGAGGGTACGGAATGGACGCTGGACCAGGGCTTTCTGGTTCGCCCCTTCAACTGGCTTTCTTTGGGCTACACCTGCGAAAACTTGCTTTACCTTGGGCCGGAGTCGCAGGACCGCATCCATAGTTTCGGTGCTACCCTCCGCATTGGCCGCAACCTTGCGGTGAGCTACGACTGGGAAGATTTCGAGAACCACAGGCTCTTCCTGGAACTTGGGCTCTACGGGTTCCGCTTCGCTTTCCAGATGCCCCTTTACGGCGACGACGAATGGCGCCTCACGGTATCGACGTCAATTGGCGGCAACTACGACTTTGCCCTGACGGTGTTCGACGATTACCTGCCGAAGGGTGGCGCTATCGGCTACCATTCGTCGCGTAACCCGCAGGCGTCGCGCTTTGCGCAGATTGTGCGCGTGCCTCTCAATACCGACGTGGTGGAAAAGAGCGAGGGCCTGCCGTTTATCGGTGAACGCGATATCACGCTTTCGAAGGTGCGCAACTTGTTCGAGCACCTGATGCGCGACCCGTCTGCGGGTCTCGTGATTCTCGACTTTTCGGGTTATCGCGGGAACCTTGGCGTCTCGGGAGAAATCAATCGCATGGTGATGGCGCTCCGGGCGCGCGGCTCGAAGGTGGTCGCCTACGTGGATGATATTCGTTTGTCTGTACTTCTGGCGGCTGCTTCCGTTGACCGCGTTGTGGCGGAACCTTCTGCTCACCTGACTTGGCGCGGGCTCGGTGGGAATTCCCTCTTTTACAAGGGCCTGCTGGACAAGATTGGCGTGAAGGTGGAATTCTTGAAGCACGGTGCCTACAAGTCTGCGGTGGAACCCTACGTTGCGGACTCGATGTCTACCGAGGCGCGCGAGAACCGGAAGGAACTCTACACCGACCTCTGGCAGTCCGTCACCTCTATGGTTGCGGTGCGGAACACGCGCCAGTCCCTCGGGGTCAAACGCACCCTCGATTCGCTGGCGTCTACCCCGGTGGTTTCTGCGTCCGCGGCTGTGCGGGCGGGGCTCGTGGATACGCTCTTGTACCTGGACCAGGTGCCGGCATACGCGCTCAAGTCGTTCTTCGATGTGGACGCCCCGCAGGCGCGCTACAGCGACTGGTACCCGACTTCGCGCAAGATTTTTGACGAGACATGGCGCCAGCGTTCGCGCATTGCGCTCCTGAACATCGACGGTACTATTGATGCGGGTATGGAACAGAGCGTCGCCGAGGCTCTGCGTCGCATGCCGGGCAGTGCCGAGGCGCTCGTGCTCCGCATCTCCTCTCCGGGTGGCAGCGCGATTGCGTCGGACAAGATTTGGGGCGCCATCATGGAACTCAAGAAGCGTGGAATCCCTGTAGTTGCAAGCATTGGCGATATGGGAGCCTCGGGCGCGTATTACATTGCCTGTGCCGCCGACGCGATATTCGCCGAGCCGTATTCCATAGTCGGGAGCATCGGCATTTACGGTGGCAAGATAGATGCCTCCGGACTCATGAGCAAGGTGGGCCTGAAGGCGGAGACGGTAAAGACGCACGAGCATGCCGATGCGGAAACCTTCACGCGCCCGTGGACCGACGCGGAGAAGGCCGCCCTCCAGCAGTACATGGACGAGTTCTACGAACGCTTTGTGAAGGTGGTCTCGGGTGCTACAGGCATCGCCCGCGCGAAGGTGGATTCCTCGTATGGCGGCGGCCGCGTGTTTATTGGCGAGAAGGCCTACAAGTACGGGCTGGTGCAGGGCCTGGGCGGCCTGGATGCTGCCCTGAAGGAGGCACGCAAGCGCGCGAATATTGGCGAGGGCAACGATATCGAACTTGTCCCGATTCTTACCGGCGGCTCTAACATCATTCGTGATCCCTCGGCAAGTGCGCTTATCGACTTTGTGCTCGGTGCCGAGCGCGTGCAGTTCTGGGCCCTCGACCCGCTGCTCTGGGAAGGTGCCGAATGATAGCCATTGTCGTTACAGTCCTCTGTTGCCTTGCCGCCTCGGCGTTCTGTTCCGTGACGGAAGCTTCTTTCTATAGTGTGCCGCCCGCGACGGTCGAGTTCCTGCAGAAGAACAAGAAGTTTACGGCCAGGTACCTCACGCACGTTAAGGAAAATATTGACCGCTACATAGCATCCGTGCTAATCGTGAACACGGTCGCGAACACGGTGGGTGCCTCGCTTGCGACGGCGCTCGCGGTGAAGCGCCTTTCCTCTACCGGCGCGATGGCGCTCCCGATTGTCCTCACGATTCTCATTCTCCTCTTCGGCGAAATCACTCCCAAGACGCTCGGCGTAAAGCAGGCGAAGACGTTCGCCCCGCTCGTGTCGGTGCCGTTCTATTATATCACCAAGATTCTCGGCTGGACCGGGCTCATATGGCTGTGCCTCACGCTTACCAAGCACTGGACGCACGAGGACGAAGAAAAGAAGGACGTGAGCATCGAGGACATCAACAGCCTTGTGAGTCTTGGCCTTCGCGAGGAGGTTATCGACCGCCAGCAGGCTTCCGTCATCAAGAACATTCTTGCGCTCAAGTCGGTGCCTGCACGCAAGGTGATGACTCCCCGCCAGGTGGTGTTCAGCCTCCCTGCCGACAAGACCTTCGGCGAGACCATCGACGAACTCGGGAATTGGCCTTTCTCGCGCATCCCGCTGTACGCCGAGAACAAGGATGCCTGGATTGGGATTGTGCTTAGGCGCGACGCCTACAACAGGCTTGCGGAAGGCGAGCGCGAC
This genomic interval from Fibrobacter sp. UWR3 contains the following:
- a CDS encoding adenylyltransferase/cytidyltransferase family protein, whose product is MKKYKVGYTAGGFDLFHVGHLNLLERCKQMCDYLIVGVCDDDYVKNIKHKEPVFKEDERVRILNALKCVDRAELVNFEITDDKMFALKKFHFDVLFSGDDWKGSERYNKTEADFSKVGVSIEYLPYTKGISSTDIKKKI
- a CDS encoding polysaccharide biosynthesis tyrosine autokinase — protein: MASSAKKEETDLFDLLKDLAKNWQIMLPCLILSGVVGVFVAMWIRPIYQVDALLQIESKNNKGMASAMMGSLGSLFASSSPAETEIELIKSRQIIGDAVDKMRLLYVATPTRKLQRLLHKEGRMELNQLEIPWDNLPEEERGGAWTAVANDSLSFELYDHNNKKVMSNCHAGETYRIPYAGDTATFSVLKMDIKKGQRFSLYKMNRLDAIDAFKSAFDIKEKGKKTGILEFSYQDIYPDRATEILNEIANAYLRQNVERSNAEAQKTLEFLEKQLPEVKAQMDSAMLRFNSYRNRVGSVDINAETRLVLERRNKLQQDLLNLQQKKQDAIRLFQPEHPTIKTYEEQEATIKRELAHNTSESKKLPATQQEVLKLNNEVDLTKIMYTTMLNNIQQLKLVSAGEVGTVRIIDYAEQVRKPTKPKKKIILCVALFLGFLFGAALVSIKSKFSNGVRDPNFIEKETGFSVYAKIPKGNPNGTKGTRPLAVVEPDDVAVESLRALRSSLEFSMDEGCRPIIGVSGLIPGVGKSFISVNLAALFAGLGKKVLLIDADLRKGRLHKEFGIKRGNGLSQLLMRNAELADVIHSTEVENLFVMPCGNVPSNPSELLGSKHYTELISNLEKEYDMIIIDTPPIMLVTDATLACRYASQLVMVIEYNKHSIDAIKDGMAQLLKGNGDAHASIVINKYEHSHSDGYGYKYGKY
- the sppA gene encoding signal peptide peptidase SppA, translating into MAVCASFAYIPGESGFVSQDGGHGIFGNPASLSAFDSKGVLLGYQFDDNVSALRAGANLERLGVGFDYRTDGEGFDEARWSATYSFPMFDRLLFWGTRVQALRSADFEGTEWTLDQGFLVRPFNWLSLGYTCENLLYLGPESQDRIHSFGATLRIGRNLAVSYDWEDFENHRLFLELGLYGFRFAFQMPLYGDDEWRLTVSTSIGGNYDFALTVFDDYLPKGGAIGYHSSRNPQASRFAQIVRVPLNTDVVEKSEGLPFIGERDITLSKVRNLFEHLMRDPSAGLVILDFSGYRGNLGVSGEINRMVMALRARGSKVVAYVDDIRLSVLLAAASVDRVVAEPSAHLTWRGLGGNSLFYKGLLDKIGVKVEFLKHGAYKSAVEPYVADSMSTEARENRKELYTDLWQSVTSMVAVRNTRQSLGVKRTLDSLASTPVVSASAAVRAGLVDTLLYLDQVPAYALKSFFDVDAPQARYSDWYPTSRKIFDETWRQRSRIALLNIDGTIDAGMEQSVAEALRRMPGSAEALVLRISSPGGSAIASDKIWGAIMELKKRGIPVVASIGDMGASGAYYIACAADAIFAEPYSIVGSIGIYGGKIDASGLMSKVGLKAETVKTHEHADAETFTRPWTDAEKAALQQYMDEFYERFVKVVSGATGIARAKVDSSYGGGRVFIGEKAYKYGLVQGLGGLDAALKEARKRANIGEGNDIELVPILTGGSNIIRDPSASALIDFVLGAERVQFWALDPLLWEGAE
- a CDS encoding hemolysin family protein, which codes for MIAIVVTVLCCLAASAFCSVTEASFYSVPPATVEFLQKNKKFTARYLTHVKENIDRYIASVLIVNTVANTVGASLATALAVKRLSSTGAMALPIVLTILILLFGEITPKTLGVKQAKTFAPLVSVPFYYITKILGWTGLIWLCLTLTKHWTHEDEEKKDVSIEDINSLVSLGLREEVIDRQQASVIKNILALKSVPARKVMTPRQVVFSLPADKTFGETIDELGNWPFSRIPLYAENKDAWIGIVLRRDAYNRLAEGERDVTLRQMMRPLQLIPDSVMLDKLLLRFLKQRGHMVGVVDEFGAIAGIVSLEDVLEEILGREIVDEYDESVNLQETARRRSKALAFIRKKRPKK